In Nicotiana tabacum cultivar K326 chromosome 19, ASM71507v2, whole genome shotgun sequence, one DNA window encodes the following:
- the LOC107803717 gene encoding putative pentatricopeptide repeat-containing protein At5g06400, mitochondrial, producing the protein MFQTRMILKYIRKQRSLICGNKLLNLDSSRFKTSSASISTKSSKHQKSKKTENPSLKNQIEPQNFSSLFNEIREILGIETVVTADENPYGPEILVVDSSSYTGSVCENAKPSTELEMRNLPKDTRIESLVKRDVSPIVHKITEIVRSENDVISMEEQLEKAGFEYNEEVVDKVLKRCFKVPHLALRFFNWVKSRKGFSHTTATYNTMIYMAAETKKFRLVDELVEEMGRSSCQKNLKTWSILLSHFGNAKLIGKALFTFEQLKKFGYEPDLRAYKTLLSSLCNAGKADIALEYYNEMINKGLMLDAAMSGQLLKCLANSGNIAAVHKVGDDMIWVFSISENHVYGLMLKSFCIAGRITEALELIRDLKNKNVKLDSEFFVTLVKGLCRAERISDALEIVEIVEKRNGADEKLYAVLISAYLRKNEISKALNLFQSMKDSGSLPTVSTYTNLMQHLFRVNEFQEALNLYSEMTEIGVELDSVAATAVIAGYISQNCISEAWKVFENMKDKGIDFSRKSYTIFIKELSKVSRTNDIFKVLNEMKASKMVIGNNILQHVISYLERKGDMKNINRIKLLQGVSKVHQENETPELDVSSQQGRNLELKSENLERVSSALDMPEAASKSCSECDIHEICQILLSSTDWCLIHEQLKKYNIHFTPEIVVEVLRNFRLQGCVALQFFSWVAKQTNYRHTTEFYNMAIKIAGQGKDFNQMRNLFSDMRRNGCLVTAHTWTIMIMQYGRSGLTDIAVRTFKEMKDSGCKPTESTYKALIPSLCQKKGRRIDEAVKIFQEMIQVGCTPDKELIEAYLGCLCELGKLRDARSCTESLQKLGFSNPLTYSLYIRALCRARRLEEALALVNEVDDEQHVLNQYVYGSLVHGLLQKGQLEEALARIESMKQVGIHPTVHVYTSLIVYFFKEKQIGKALEIFEEMKDLGCQPTIVTYSALIRGYMNMGKVSNAWSVFHQMKKNGPSPDFKAYSMFISCLCRVGKSEEALQLISGMLDTGIVPSTVNFRTVFYGLNREGKQDLANTVLQMKSDVKKRRKLLP; encoded by the coding sequence ATGTTTCAAACGAGAATGATTTTGAAGTACATACGCAAACAAAGGTCCCTAATTTGTGGAAACAAACTGTTGAATCTTGATTCCTCAAGATTTAAGACTTCCTCTGCTTCAATTTCCACCAAGTCATCTAAGCATCAGAAATCCAAGAAAACTGAAAACCCCAGTTTGAAAAACCAGATTGAACCCCAGAATTTCAGTTCACTCTTCAATGAGATCAGAGAGATTTTAGGAATAGAGACTGTAGTAACTGCAGATGAAAACCCATATGGGCCTGAAATACTAGTCGTGGATTCATCATCTTACACGGGAAGTGTTTGTGAAAATGCCAAGCCTAGTACAGAGCTGGAAATGAGAAATTTACCTAAAGATACTCGGATAGAAAGTTTGGTGAAAAGGGATGTTAGTCCCATTGTTCACAAGATTACAGAGATTGTGAGGAGTGAAAATGATGTGATTTCAATGGAGGAACAACTGGAAAAAGCAGGTTTTGAGTATaatgaggaggttgttgacaagGTTTTGAAGAGGTGTTTCAAAGTTCCTCATTTAGCTTTGAGGTTTTTCAATTGGGTGAAATCAAGAAAAGGATTTAGTCATACTACAGCGACTTATAACACAATGATTTACATGGCCGCAGAAACTAAGAAGTTTCGCTTGGTTGACGAATTGGTGGAGGAAATGGGGAGGAGTTCTTGTCAGAAGAATCTTAAGACGTGGAGTATTCTGCTCTCCCATTTTGGGAATGCAAAGTTGATTGGCAAAGCATTGTTCACGTTTGAACAGTTGAAGAAATTTGGTTATGAGCCTGATTTAAGGGCTTATAAGACCTTGTTGAGTTCGCTTTGTAATGCTGGAAAAGCAGACATTGCTTTGGAGTACTACAATGAGATGATCAACAAAGGCTTGATGTTGGATGCAGCTATGTCTGGACAGCTGCTCAAATGCTTGGCTAACTCTGGAAATATTGCTGCAGTTCACAAAGTTGGCGACGACATGATATGGGTTTTTAGTATTTCAGAAAACCATGTGTATGGCCTTATGCTGAAGAGTTTCTGCATTGCAGGGAGGATTACAGAAGCTTTGGAATTGATTCGTgatttaaagaataaaaatgtGAAGCTTGATTCTGAATTTTTTGTGACATTGGTGAAAGGACTGTGTAGGGCTGAGAGGATCAGTGATGCATTGGAGATTGTTGAAATTGTAGAGAAAAGAAATGGTGCTGATGAGAAGCTTTATGCAGTGCTTATAAGTGCATATTTGAGGAAAAATGAAATTTCAAAGGCACTTAATCTATTCCAGAGCATGAAAGATTCAGGAAGTTTGCCCACAGTATCTACCTATACTAATCTGATGCAGCACCTTTTCAGGGTTAATGAGTTTCAGGAAGCGTTGAACCTCTATAGCGAGATGACAGAGATAGGAGTTGAATTGGATTCTGTTGCAGCAACTGCGGTAATTGCAGGTTATATCAGCCAAAACTGCATTTCTGAAGCATGGAAAGTGTTTGAGAATATGAAGGATAAAGGAATTGACTTTAGCCGGAAATCATACACCATTTTTATCAAGGAACTTTCCAAAGTGTCAAGGACGAATGATATTTTCAAGGTTCTGAATGAAATGAAGGCCTCCAAGATGGTTATTGGGAACAATATCCTCCAGCATGTTATTTCATATCTGGAGAGAAAAGGAGATATGAAGAACATCAACAGAATCAAGCTGCTACAGGGTGTTTCTAAAGTTCACCAAGAAAATGAAACACCCGAATTGGATGTGAGCAGTCAGCAAGGTCGAAATTTGGAATTAAAATCAGAAAACCTAGAACGGGTGTCCTCAGCTCTTGACATGCCAGAGGCAGCTTCAAAATCCTGTAGCGAATGTGATATACATGAGATTTGCCAAATTTTGTTATCATCAACAGATTGGTGCTTAATACATGAACAATTGAAAAAATACAACATACATTTCACCCCAGAAATTGTTGTGGAAGTTTTGCGTAATTTCAGGCTGCAAGGTTGTGTGGCATTGCAATTTTTTTCTTGGGTTGCGAAGCAAACTAATTATAGGCATACAACGGAATTCTACAATATGGCCATTAAAATAGCAGGACAGGGCAAGGACTTCAATCAGATGAGAAATCTATTTTCTGATATGAGGAGAAACGGTTGCTTAGTAACAGCTCATACCTGGACAATCATGATAATGCAGTATGGCCGATCCGGACTCACAGATATTGCTGTTCGTACCTTTAAAGAAATGAAAGATAGCGGTTGTAAACCCACAGAAAGTACATACAAAGCTTTGATCCCATCTCTTTGTCAGAAAAAAGGTAGGAGAATTGATGAAGCAGTAAAAATATTCCAGGAGATGATTCAAGTTGGATGCACTCCTGATAAAGAACTAATTGAAGCTTATCTCGGTTGTTTATGTGAGCTTGGTAAATTAAGGGATGCCAGAAGCTGTACTGAATCTTTACAAAAACTCGGTTTCAGTAACCCTTTAACTTATTCATTGTACATTAGGGCACTTTGTCGAGCAAGGAGGCTGGAAGAGGCTTTAGCATTGGTTAACGAAGTTGATGACGAGCAGCATGTCTTGAATCAGTATGTTTATGGAAGTTTAGTTCATGGATTACTACAAAAAGGGCAGTTAGAAGAGGCATTGGCTAGAATAGAATCTATGAAGCAGGTCGGTATTCATCCTACTGTTCATGTATATACttccttgattgtttacttctTTAAGGAGAAACAGATAGGAAAGGCTCTTGAAATTTTTGAGGAAATGAAAGATTTAGGCTGCCAACCAACAATTGTTACGTATTCAGCGTTAATACGAGGGTACATGAACATGGGAAAGGTTTCTAATGCTTGGAGTGTGTTTCATCAGATGAAAAAGAATGGACCATCTCCTGATTTCAAGGCATACTCCATGTTCATCTCTTGTCTATGTAGAGTTGGTAAGTCTGAAGAAGCTCTCCAACTTATCTCTGGAATGCTGGATACTGGGATTGTTCCTAGTACAGTTAATTTTAGAACCGTCTTCTATGGGCTCAACAGAGAAGGAAAACAAGATTTGGCGAATACTGTATTACAGATGAAGTCagatgtgaaaaagagaagaaagttgCTACCTTGA